In Haliaeetus albicilla chromosome 2, bHalAlb1.1, whole genome shotgun sequence, a single genomic region encodes these proteins:
- the DIDO1 gene encoding death-inducer obliterator 1 isoform X1 — translation MEVISLSEPAGKGGLIFGPADNSKTQSGTSESGNSACAGRIMLNDSDPLLPSSGSPFHSALQGETIRTFNAVSAFQGEDSGVRTMEQAVSSQPVPLESESNTDNMENSSPASALDDKGEQSNEEEQKTIKPTSKEFRKTWGFRRTTIAKREGAGDTDVDCSEQQPQQQQQSLNLRRSGRQPKRTERVEEFLTTVRRRGRRSVPTTLEDSSEPASCPATDAETASEDSVESTPDIKPVTRRINTRSCKDQKGSKSRGTKEEEEEEEEEEEEEEDDDTSDSDSDGLTLKELQNRLRKKRVEQKPVQLTLKDIQNRLRKRNSEQDPTETGDVQPEKQGESELPVKQEPETADNTEIASQVIVSEEDTEDLQVQKEVKPALGAKGITDEEPEELPKSKPESEIYDPNALYCICRQPHNNRFMICCDRCEEWFHGDCVGISEARGRLLERNGEDYICPNCTILQGQDEPASEIDQQEAKAGQVNVDGTEFTSIGTIEQKSVEDQGIKGRIEKAANPSGKKKLKIFQPVIEAPGASKCIGPGCFNLAQPDSVYCSNDCILKHAAATMKFLSAGKDAKPKPKEKIKPKSEKPGMPKSQLQAGIKPLSNQKRQFPEKREMNMKKTVLTTAKTEANIQPIVKEPAAENSTPSWASDHNYNAVKPERTAAISSSLLFKSQREEKRNEDRAEPSSASKKAVVSMMEKQTSSLTKNLPSKKSPSFSNTSLTKQPLKPAGSFKGVIPKKPWPSSGSVPSSGSVPSKHSSLSHGSSVSKKPATSASLGGGLKKPSLSSMSAASGSSQAKASASPVQSQPNSQIRQNIRRSLKEILWKRVNDSDDLVMTESEVGRIALNIEKEMFNLFQVTDNRYKSKYRSIMFNLKDPKNQGLFHRVLREEISLSKLVRMKPEELLSKELSVWKEKPAKAMIESRSKSHEIKKTTVKREHVPVVNMEDSPPVSDSDEQQESARTAPNLNSAPSLDVFSSMLKDTTSQHRAHLFDLNCKICTGQISASEDEVPPKKIKSAAPVKKVESKSKPEVQPKYESSAPTPAAEPAKEAVSENAMETEVGPVAETVSQSSVERTYIPTTQGPNNADSSVPEEASAFPASCAGGVVTTVTVSGRDPRTAMSSSSGTVTPALRSGPASDKVSTGETKQETSKPVMTVPKSILTKPSSSPDPRYLAVHHSPSINVAEPRSPQDSDTSLFLSRLNTIWKGFINMQSVAKFVTKAYPVSGCFDYLSEDLPDTIHIGGRISPKTVWDYVGKLKSSLSKELCLIRFHPATEEEEVAYISLYSYFSSRGRFGVVANNNRHVKDLYLIPLSTKDPIPSKLLPFEGPGLESSRPNLILGLVICQKGKRPATGIETEKIEEKRSRIQAHEETETSLFSKGPLAASQEKKTPKYTLYSGDSAVSTTPPGSPPPPPPLPVPDTSAVTPSVLKILSSIKSGTTTTVTPPISTAASASVTATQSTSSKTATPLEHILQTLFGKKKTFEPLAKDSETVQSSNQEGQGAADGGMSAVPLLDPIVQQFGQMSKDRAIEEEEDDRPYDPEEEYGPEKAFEMQTGESEKRYNVEKPSNTAELEDEAYDPEDETILEEAKVTVDDLPNKMYTDTKSNSSETSASYVPDLSASSSLVEQQKMLEELNKQIEEQKRQLEEQEEALRQQRAAVGVSMAHFSVSDALMSPPPKSSLIKTELFHQDQQATQKVDLPSSLNQQAQVLNQGCDPRQNRDPRQARRMATETNDNVDARIKPQVVQNEITTRESAPASFPNALQSSLGKEDKTLISATQPGFSGDNWVSSEKASTASQKEAPNSKFENTVQVNLENMSQAASGEPSTSKPLRKVLLPTPPSTSFQPNFSTSNDSQSLQDMHKISWSNESKEVMGRDSFSNTMFTSQEKVAGHFEPERGLSSVQYDEQRNPQSHQFVEQTETPSVQTEGGPSPQHFEENRAGPPFSLSGQKGGPPPPLMLNAPGGPHGPNFRGPAPQFSEEHGSPNNDGQRGPPSGRFGGQKGPIPSLFSTQHGPPSLFGDNRGPTPSYHGVPRGMSPSQFEDRREPHMEQREFSDSQYNEMIRPPGQFEGPDPPQFMGNRGPSPFPFGGQRRPPPAQFKGQRGGPQFGGPRGPAPSHFGGPRGPHPNQFEGQRGPAPNHIPGPRGLLPQPFEERRGSPPPRFANQRGPAPLQFGGPRGATPALFPEENEPPPSRFHFQGQSPQGMKPTPRPLLDLPSHPPPHRKEMWEEAGPSASLSNISGQGSESEGQWSASDFREGKNPEFRGQTFEGRQRERYEGGNKDKVLDQPEPQQADNRQGRPFEERRRDREHGRPWERDRGRNWNRDRDWERHRDKEWDKNRDRSQNKDREKDSERSKEWERNRDRERARTRERESYRRRDRDRSRSRDRDRDREKDRDRDRSREKERDRERDRDRERERGKDRKDRSKSREIGKEMKPETPKETQKPTETEASSSTNQS, via the exons gagccagcaggaaaaggaggattGATATTTGGTCCTGCTGACAACTCCAAGACTCAGTCTGGCACTTCTGAATCAGGAAATTCAGCATGTGCTGGAAGGATAATGCTGAATGACTCTGATCCTTTGCTGCCCTCCTCTGGCTCTCCTTTTCATTCAGCTCTGCAGGGAGAAACCATTCGAACCTTTAATGCTGTGTCAG CATTTCAGGGTGAGGACAGTGGTGTCCGTACTATGGAACAAGCTGTAAGTTCACAGCCAGTACCATTAGAATCTGAGTCTAATACCGACAACATGGAAAATAGTTCTCCTG CATCAGCTTTGGATGATAAAGGTGAGCAAAGCAATGAGGAGGAGCAAAAAACTATCAAGCCTACAAGTAAAGAGTTCAGGAAAACCTGGGGGTTTCGAAGAACTACAATTGCTAAGCGAGAAGGTGCAGGAGATACTGATGTGGACTGTAGTGAACAACAgccacaacagcagcaacaaagcTTAAACCTCAGGCGTAGTGGTCGGCAACCAAAGCGAACAGAAAGAGTGGAAGAATTCCTTACAACAGTAAGAcgcagagggaggaggagtgTTCCTACTACTCTGGAAGATTCAAGTGAACCAGCATCCTGTCCAGCTACAGATGCTGAAACTGCTTCAGAAGATAGTGTTGAGAGCACTCCCGATATAAAACCTGTGACTCGGAGAATTAACACTAGGAGTTGCAAGGATCAGAAAGGCTCTAAAAGCAGAGGcacaaaagaggaagaagaagaagaggaggaggaggaggaggaagaggaagatgatgatACTTCTGATAGTGATAGTGATGGGTTAACACTAAAGGAGCTGCAGAATCGACTAAGAAAGAAACGTGTTGAACAGAAACCTGTGCAGCTGACATTGAAGGATATACAGAACCgtctgaggaaaagaaattcagaacaAGATCCTACAGAAACAGGTGATGTCCAGCCTGAAAAACAAGGTGAGTCTGAGTTGCCTGTCAAACAAGAGCCTGAGACTGCAGACAACACTGAGATTGCAAGTCAAGTGATTGTGTCTGAGGAAGACACTGAAGATCTTCAGGTTCAGAAGGAGGTAAAGCCTGCTCTTGGCGCAAAAGGGATCACAGATGAAGAACCCGAAGAACTGCCCAAAAGCAAACCTGAGTCTGAGATTTATGACCCAAATGCACTGTACTGTATTTGTCGTCAGCCTCATAACAACAG gtttatgATTTGTTGTGATAGATGTGAGGAATGGTTTCATGGTGACTGCGTGGGTATTTCTGAAGCTCGAGGGCGATTATTGGAAAGGAATGGCGAGGACTATATCTGTCCGAACTGCACCATTCTTCAGGGACAGGATGAGCCTGCTTCAGAAATAGACCAGCAGGAAGCTAAAGCGGGGCAAGTAAATGTGGATGGCACAGAATTCACAAGCATAGGAACAATTGAACAAAAATCTGTTGAGGACCAAGGAATCAAGGGTAGGATTGAAAAAGCTGCGAATccaagtgggaagaaaaaactaAAGATATTTCAACCT GTAATTGAAGCTCCTGGTGCATCGAAGTGCATTGGTCCTGGCTGTTTTAATTTGGCTCAGCCTGATTCTGTGTATTGCAGCAATGACTGCATTCTCAAACATGCTGCAGCCACTATGAAGTTTTTAAGTGCTGGCAAagatgcaaaaccaaaacctaaagAGAAGATCAAACCAAAATCTGAAAAACCTGGGATGCCAAAATCTCAACTGCAG GCAGGTATTAAGCCTCTTTCAAACCAAAAGAGACAATTTCCTGAGAAAAGAGAGATGAATATGAAGAAGACTGTTTTGACAACTGCCAAGACTGAGGCAAACATTCAACCTATTGTTAAAGagccagcagcagaaaacagcacaCCGTCCTGGGCAAGCGATCATAATTACAATGCTGTAAAGCCTGAAAGGACTGCTGCCATTTCATCTTCACTGTTGTTCAAAT ctcaaagggaagagaaaaggaatgaaGATAGAGCAGAGCCTTCATCGGCATCGAAGAAAGCTGTTGTATCTATGATGGAGAAACAGACGTCTTCTCTCACTAAAAATCTTCCTTCAAAGAAGTCCCCATCCTTCTCTAACACATCACTAACTAAGCAACCACTTAAACCTGCTGGAAGTTTCAAAGGTGTAATTCCCAAGAAACCTTGGCCTTCATCAGGCAGTGTTCCTTCATCAGGCAGTGTTCCTTCAAAACACTCATCTCTTTCTCATGGCTCATCAGTTTCCAAAAAACCAGCTACATCTGCCAGTTTGGGTGGAGGACTCAAAAAGCCTTCACTGTCTTCCATGTCTGCTGCATCTGGAAGTAGCCAAGCAAAAGCATCAGCTAGCCCTGTGCAGTCACAACCCAACTCTCAGATTCGACAAAATATTCGACGATCCCTAAAAGAAATTTTATGGAAGAG agtCAATGATAGCGATGATCTGGTCATGACAGAGAGTGAAGTAGGGAGAATAGCACTCAATATTGAAAAGGAGATGTTTAATTTGTTCCAAGTTACGGACAACAGATACAAGAGTAAATACCGTAGCATCATGTTCAATCTCAAGGACCCCAAAAACCAG ggaCTTTTTCATCGTGTCCTTCGTGAGGAAATCTCACTGTCAAAACTAGTGAGAATGAAACCAGAAGAACTTTTATCTAAAGAACTGTCTGTATGGAAAGAGAAACCAGCTAAAGCA aTGATAGAGTCAAGAAGCAAATCTCATGAAATCAAGAAAACAACTGTAAAACGGGAACATGTACCAGTTGTAAATATGGAAGATTCCCCCCCAGTGTCCGATTCTGAT GAGCAGCAAGAGTCAGCCCGAACTGCACCAAATTTAAACAGTGCTCCTTCTCTAGATGTTTTTAGCAGTATGTTGAAGGATACAACAAGTCAACATCGAGCCCATCTTTTTGACCTGAACTGCAAAATCTGTACAG GTCAGATTTCAGCATCTGAAGATGAAGTACCACCTAAGAAGATAAAGTCAGCAGCTCCTGTTAAAAAGGTGGAGTCGAAATCAAAACCAGAAGTTCAGCCAAAGTACGAAAGTTCTGCACCAaccccagcagcagagcctgccAAAGAGGCCGTCTCTGAAAATGCAATGGAAACTGAAGTCGGACCAGTAGCAGAAACAGTTTCTCAGTCAAGCGTAGAAAGAACTTACATTCCTACAACCCAAGGCCCTAATAATGCAGATTCTTCTGTACCTGAAGAggcttctgcttttcctgcctCTTGTGCTGGTGGAGTTGTCACAACCGTAACAGTTTCTGGCAGAGACCCTCGAACAGCAATGAGCAGCTCCTCTGGTACTGTGACGCCAGCCCTGCGTTCTGGTCCTGCATCTGACAAAGTTTCAACAGgggaaacaaaacaggaaactTCAAAACCAGTTATGACTGTCCCCAAATCAATATTAACAAAACCATCATCCTCACCAGATCCAAGATACTTAGCAGTTCATCATTCACCCAGTATCAA tgttgCAGAGCCACGCTCACCTCAAGACAGCGAtacttccctctttctctctcgtCTCAACACCATTTGGAAGGGATTTATTAACATGCAAAGTGTGGCCAAATTTGTCACTAAAGCATATCCTGTCTCCGGGTGCTTTGATTATCTTAGTGAG GATTTACCAGATACAATTCATATTGGTGGGAGGATCTCACCGAAGACAGTCTGGGATTATGTTGGCAAACTCAAATCTTCGCTTTCTAAG GAATTGTGTTTGATTCGTTTCCATCCTGcaacagaagaagaagaagttgCCTATATCTCTCTCTACTCCTATTTTAGCAGTCGTGGTCGTTTTGGTGTTGTAGCTAATAACAACAGACATGTCAAGGATCTCTACCTGATCCCCCTGAGTACTAAGGACCCAATTCCTTCCAAACTCTTGCCCTTTGAGGGACCAG GTCTTGAGTCATCTCGGCCAAATTTAATTCTTGGATTGGTTATCTGTCAGAAAGGAAAACGTCCTGCCACTGGCATTGAAACGGAAAAGATAGAGGAAAAGCGAAGCAGAATTCAAGCACATGAGGAAACTGAAACATCACTGTTCTCTAAAGGGCCACTAGCTGCTTCGCAAGAGAAGAAAACTCCGAAATATACACTTTATTCAGGAGATTCAGCCGTAAGTACAACACCACCTGGATCTcctccacctccacccccaCTTCCCGTTCCGGACACCTCGGCAGTTACACcttcagtattaaaaatactgtcCTCAATTAAAAGTGGAACCACAACTACTGTAACACCACCCATTtcaactgctgcttctgcaagcGTTACTGCTACGCAGTCTACATCCTCAAAAACTGCCACTCCTCTGGAGCACATCCTGCAGACGCtttttgggaaaaagaaaacttttgagCCTCTTGCTAAGGATTCCGAAACTGTTCAGTCTTCAAATCAGGAAGGTCAAGGTGCTGCTGATGGAGGAATGTCAGCTGTTCCTCTGTTAGATCCCATTGTGCAACAGTTTGGACAGATGTCAAAAGACAGAGCTatagaagaggaggaggatgacaGACCATATGATCCTGAAGAAGAATATGGTCCAGagaaagcttttgaaatgcaGACTGGTGAAAGTGAAAAACGATACAATGTGGAAAAGCCATCTAATACAGCAGAACTAGAGGATGAAGCCTACGATCCAGAAGATGAAACTATCTTGGAAGAAGCAAAAGTTACTGTTGATGATTTACCTAACAAAATGTATACAGACACTAAAAGCAATTCTTCGGAAACATCTGCTTCATATGTGCCTGATCTATCTGCATCCTCATCCTTGGTAGAGCAGCAAAAAATGTTGGaagaattaaacaaacaaatagaagaacagaaaagacaaCTAGAGGAACAAGAAGAAGCCCTCAGACAACAAAGAGCAGCTGTTGGTGTTTCAATGGctcatttttcagtgtctgaTGCTTTAATGTCACCACCACCAAAATCTTCCCTAATAAAGACTGAATTATTCCATCAGGACCAGCAAGCTACACAAAAAGTAGATTTACCTTCATCTTTAAATCAGCAAGCACAAGTTTTAAACCAGGGCTGTGACCCAAGGCAGAACAGAGATCCTCGACAAGCTAGAAGAATGGCGACAGAGACTAATGACAATGTTGATGCTCGAATAAAGCCACAGGTGGTACAGAATGAGATAACCACAAGAGAAAGTGCTCCAGCAAGTTTTCCAAATGCTTTGCAGAGTTCACTTGGTAAAGAAGACAAAACTTTAATTTCTGCTACTCAGCCCGGTTTTAGTGGTGATAATTGGGTTTCAAGTGAAAAGGCTTCTACGGCGTCCCAGAAAGAGGCACCTAATAGCAAATTTGAAAACACTGTTCAAGTTAATTTGGAAAACATGAGTCAAGCAGCTTCTGGAGAACCTTCTACATCCAAACCTTTACGTAAAGTGCTGCTTCCAACACCTCCAAGTACATCTTTTCAGCCTAATTTCTCCACATCAAATGACAGTCAGTCTTTGCAAGATATGCATAAAATATCATGGTCAAATGAGTCAAAGGAAGTAATGGGAAGGGattctttttcaaatacaatGTTTACTTCTCAGGAGAAGGTAGCTGGTCACTTTGAACCAGAGAGGGGTCTTTCATCAGTGCAATATGACGAACAAAGAAATCCTCAGTCTCATCAATTTGTAGAACAAACTGAAACTCCATCAGTTCAGACTGAGGGCGGACCTTCCCCACAGCACTTTGAAGAAAACCGAGCTGGACCTCCATTTTCTTTGTCTGGGCAGAAGGGAGGGCCTCCACCACCACTGATGCTCAATGCACCTGGAGGACCTCATGGACCTAATTTTAGAGGACCAGCACCACAGTTCTCTGAAGAGCATGGTTCTCCAAATAATGATGGGCAAAGAGGACCTCCATCAGGAAGATTTGGAGGTCAAAAGGGTCCCATTCCTTCCTTATTTTCTACACAGCATGGACCACCATCTCTTTTTGGTGATAACAGGGGCCCTACCCCTTCTTATCATGGTGTTCCAAGAGGAATGTCACCATCTCAGTTTGAAGATCGGAGGGAACCTCACATGGAACAAAGGGAATTCTCAGACTCCCAATATAATGAAATGATCAGGCCTCCAGGACAGTTCGAAGGACCAGATCCACCTCAGTTTATGGGAAACAGAGGTCCTTCGCCTTTTCCTTTTGGAGGTCAAAGACGACCCCCACCAGCTCAGTTTAAAGGACAGAGAGGAGGCCCTCAGTTTGGAGGGCCAAGAGGTCCAGCCCCGAGTCATTTTGGGGGACCAAGAGGGCCTCACCCAAATCAATTTGAAGGGCAGAGAGGTCCAGCTCCAAATCATATACCTGGTCCAAGAGGACTTTTGCCACAGCCATTTGAAGAACGGAGAGGGAGTCCACCACCCAGATTTGCCAACCAGAGAGGTCCAGCACCGCTTCAGTTTGGAGGACCAAGAGGAGCCACACCTGCActgtttccagaagaaaatgaacctCCTCCTTCTAGATTTCATTTCCAAGGTCAGTCACCACAAGGTATGAAGCCAACCCCAAGACCACTCCTGGACCTTCCAAGCCATCCACCACCCCACAGAAAAGAGATGTGGGAGGAAGCTGGACCATCTGCATCTCTTTCCAATATTTCTGGACAAGGATCTGAGTCGGAAGGACAGTGGTCAGCATCTGACTTCCGAGAAGGCAAAAATCCTGAATTTAGAGGCCAGACATTtgaagggagacagagagagaggtATGAGGGAGGAAATAAAGACAAGGTTTTAGATCAGCCAGAGCCTCAGCAAGCAGATAATCGACAAGGTAGACCCTTTGAGGAAAGACGAAGGGATCGAGAACACGGCAGACCTTGGGAAAGAGACCGTGGCAGAAACTGGAATAGAGACAGGGACTGGGAGAGACACAGAGACAAGGAATGGGATAAAAATAGAGACAGAAGCCAAAACAAAGATAGAGAGAAGGATTCAGAGAGGTCTAAAGAATGGGAAAGAAA